GAGTTGATGTATTCTTCTGGTCCTAATAATTCTTTGCCTTCAATAAAACTATCAGAAGATTTAGAACGTCGTGGTTTAAAATTGCAACGTTTTAAAACCGGTACGCCGCCACGTGTCAATAAGGATTCTTTAGATTTTACACGAATGCAAGAACAACCGGGTGATGATACTCCGCGGGCCTTTTCTTATGAAACTAATCCCCAAGATTATTTGCAAGAACAGATTTCTTGTTGGATGACGTATACTAATGAAAATACCCATCAAATTATTCGTGATAATTTAGATCGTGCACCAATGTTTTCTGGAATTATTAAGGGTGTCGGTCCTCGTTACTGCCCTTCTATTGAAGATAAGGTTGTCCGATTTGCTGATAAACCACGGCACCAGTTATTTATTGAACCAGAAGGCAAAGATACCCAAGAATATTATGTAGGTGACTTTTCTACATCTATGCCTGAAGAAATTCAACAAAAAATGTTGCATTCTGTAGCTGGATTGGAACATGCTCAAATGATGCGTCCAGGTTACGCTATCGAATATGATATTGTCGAACCGTGGCAATTAAAGCAGACTTTAGAAACTAAAAAAATTAAGAATTTGTATACAGCTGGACAAATGAATGGAACTTCAGGCTATGAAGAAGCTGCTGGTCAAGGCATTATTGCCGGTATTAATGCGGCTTTAAGAGTCCAAAATAAGGCTCCTTTCATCTTAAAGCGTAATGAAGCCTATATTGGTGTGATGATTGATGATTTAGTTACTAAAGGAACAAATGAACCTTATCGGCTTTTGACTAGTCGTGCTGAATATCGGCTTATTTTAAGACATGATAATGCTGACTTACGTTTGACAGAAAAAGGACACAAATTGGGATTAATTAGTGATGAGCGCTTTGCTAAATTACAGCAAAAACAGCAACAAATAGCTGCTGAAATGCAACGTTTAGCAACAACACGCATTAAACCTAATCAACAAGTTAATGAATTTTTAGCACAACAACAAATGCCTGCATTGCAAGATGGCGTCATCGCTGCCGATTTCTTGAAAAGACCACAAGTACATTATCAAGATATTATTAATTTTATTGGTCCAGCAGCTACCCCCGTACCTGATGCTGTCAGCGAACAAGTGGAAATTTCTATTAAATATGCAGGTTATATCAAAAAAGAAGAGGCCCAAATAGCACATCTAAAAAAATTAGAAGCTAAAAAAATACCAGATAATATTGATTACGATGCAATTAGCGGTTTGGCTACAGAAGCCTTACAAAAGCTCAAAAAAATCAACCCTACGACAATTGCTCAAGCTGAGCGTATTTCAGGTGTCAATCCTGCAGATATCAGCATTCTCATGGTCTATATCCAACGCGGACGAATAGCTAAAGTTAGTGATCAAACTCAAAAAGTTAACGATTAATATGACTAATAAAAAAACTTCTCATAAGATTGAGAAGTTTTTTATTTCCTGGGAAATGTTAATCCAATTTGGATGCAGCAGCTTCATCAACAATGATGGTTGCATGTGGATGATTTTGCAAAATGCTAGCAGGACAATCTTCACTAATTGGTCCCTTAACAGTCTGATAAATTGCCTCAGCTTTGTTAGCACCCCAAGCCATTAATATAATATGTTTACTTTTCATAATTGAAGCAATACCCATTGAAATAGCTTCTTTAGGTACGTCATTTTTGTCTGTAAAAAAGCGTGCATTAGCTTCAATAGTAGATTGTGTCAACTGAACACGATGAGTAGTACAGTCAAAAGGTGTCTTGGGTTCATTAAAACCAATATGGCCATTTTGACCGATGCCTAGGATTTGAATATCAATTGGATTATCAGCAATTATTTGATCATAATTTTTGATTTCGGCATCGATATCTGAAGCTACCCCATTAGGGACATAGGAATTTTTAAATTTTTTAAATTGGAATAAATTCTGATTCATAAAGTAGTGATAACTTTGAGGGTTATCGGCATCTAATCCAATATATTCATCTAAATTGATTGATGTTATTTGTGAAAAATCTAAATTACTCTTAACCATTTCTTGATATAATTTAATAGGTGTACTACCGGTCGCAAGACCCAATACGTGGGCATTATTTTGCAGTCCTTGAGCAATGAGTTCAAAAGCTTTTTGGCTACCACTTTGTTGATCTTTAACTTTGATAATTTCCATAGTTTGTCGCCTCTCAATATTGGTATAGTCCAATAATAGCGCACCCTTCTTAAAAAGTCAATGAAGTAAGAAAAAGAGGGTAAGAAAAAACTTGGCTTTAACAGATAAAACAGATTCAAAACTTTGAATTTATTTTATTTACTGTTTAGCGTAAGTTATTTATCATAATTAGCCCAATAAATTCACTGTTATTAATAGGATTTTTAATTCGTTTGAAACCACCTCTTTGCTTCATTACGGAATAAGTTTAATTGGTACATCTCTTTTAAGAAAGGAATCAAGGTCTGAGTATCAATGGGATTAGAAAAAGACCATAGTTTAAAACAAACTGGCCTTTTAGTTTAAAGTTCAAGGGCAGTAGTATTTTAAAAATCGAAAATATCTCCACTGCTACTCCTTGACGACGTTCTTGCTTGATTATAAAAAGTAAAATCAAATCATGTTATAACTAAATTGTAAAATGTTATTAAATCTTAAACAAGAAGCACTCCCTAACGGTTCAAGGTGTTAAAAATAAATTATACAATTCTAAGAATAAAAATTAGAAAACATTAAAATATATAACAATAAAAACAGTACTAATAATGCTTTTTTTAATATTAAACACAAATAAAATTAAAAAATATATTGACTTTTAATTTTATTTTTAGATATAATCTCATCATAAAAATTTATAAAAACATGAAGGTGTCACCAATGAAACAAAATATCAAAAGAGCAGGTACAATTACCCTTTTAGCTATTTTACTCAGCGCAACAATAACTCCATCATGCTGGTGCAGCCACATTTAATAAAGAAGTCAAAAAAATAAATTTTAGATTATGGTAAGCAACAAGATCCTAAAGCATACGCAAAAATTCTTTAATCTATCATAAATGAACAAAGGAAATTATATTAGAAGCAACAGAAATGGATTTACAATATATTTAAATTCAGTAAAGATGGGATACCAATAATGAAAAAATTTGTAGAAAGACTAATACCATTAATACCTTTATACTTGCTTTTTTTGCCGTCTAGTTATTACTTTATTCCATTATTTAAAAATAAAATATTAGGATTTATAGTAGTAACATCAATATGTTCGATAATATATATAATTGTAAGTAAACTTATAGAGTCAATAAAAAAATAAAAGCATAGGAAAATTTATGCTTTTATTTTTTTATTGGATTCTATCCTTTCTTTGTACTTAATATTTGAATAATTTTTGAATGCTTAATGAATATAAGAATATTAATGTTTGGTTTTTTTCTTATTAAATTTCAAGAAAATAGCATAGGTCTTATTCTAGTATTTTTATATATAGTTATTTTTGTTTATTAATAAATGTAATTCCGATAATTACCAGTAATATTATTAATATAGCAAATGGTAAATTAGAATTGAAATATTTATAATTTATAAAAATCATAATCAATAATACAAATGAAAGAAATATTCTATATTTAGTTATCAATTTCATAATAGCTACCTCTTTTTTATTCCAGACTATTGCCAACCGCAGCTTCCATTTCCTAAAACATAGTTATAATCAAACCAAATACCATTTTTGCATAGACTAATCGATACTCACTTTAACTACTACCCCTTCTGGAATCCAGCTTCCTCTTACTGTTAAACCAACACCTATACTTCTAAATGTATTTGCGGATAAAAATTATAGCACAGTATGTTTCCGTTTATTTAAATAATTTCGAACTATAGGTACAGCTTATTTCACTAAAGAAGATTTTTTTGAATTTATTGGATATTTTTAAAAGTTACTCTAGGAAACTATTAAATATAGATTAGTTTGATAAAAGAAGAACTATCACCACACTCTTTATTGTTGTAATAATTGTTCAATTTCACTTGAAATTTTTCCATCATGAAGAAATTTGGAAATTTCTAATATTTTCAAAAGCTTATTTTTACCTTCTATTTTATCTACAGATAAATATATAATTTTTGCCTCAAGATATTTAGACAAAAGATAAAATCCATTCATTGTAATATCGAATGCTATTTTATTCAAAAATCTTATAAAAGTATTAGCAATCTTAAAATCTTTTTCTGATATCATTCGCTCTATACAATTAATGAGCAGCGTTGCAAAAACTTTGTCACTATTGGGATAATATTTATACTTATTTAAAACCTTCAAGGATTCTTTAAGTAGGTTAATCATGAGAGTATATGGCAAAATATAACAATTATTAGCAAAAAATTTAATATCTTCCAGAGTCCATGAAGATAAATTAGAGAAATAATTAATAACTATGTTTAGTTCTTTTTCATTTGTTTTTTCATTTTCTTGATAACTATTAAGTAACTTATAACTAGCTAGTTTTACTCTTTCTATACTCATAGGATTCGTTTCTAATTTTTTAATACTATCTTTAAAAGCCTCGGTTTTATTAGAATTCCATAGTTTACTAAGTTTGTAATTGTAGTAATACTTACTTTCAGGTTCATAGTCATTCATAATCCATTGAAATTCTTCCATACTAATCATTAAATTGTTTATAACCTTAACAAATTTATCAACAGTAAGTATACGTTCATCTTTTTCAAACTTGATAGCATTAGTTTTTGAGCATACTCCCAAATATACAGACTTCAACAGCAGCCCTTTATTTATTCTAATTTTTTTAATTGTTTTTCCATACAAGATTATCACTCCATCCATGTAATTAAGTAAACTTTTGTTTACTTAATTATATAGAGTTATTGATTTTATACATAATAATTCTATTCGGAATAGGATGGAGGATTAATTTTAATGTTTGAATTTATAAAATATAATAAGACCTTTTCTAAGGTGGCAGGAATTAATCTATTATCCAAAATAGGAGATAGACTATTTTATACAGCAATGTTATCAATGGCCGTCTCATTATCTCAACAAAACAGCATAGCTGTTGTAATCGTATCTATCTCCGAAACTTTACCAATTTTATTTAGTTTTTTTTTAGGAACATTAGCAGATCAAAAATCCAATAAAGTTAATTTATTAATTAATAATTCTTTTATAAGATTTATTTTATATATGATAATAGGAGCCATAGCAGACTATAAAAACACTTTAATGCTAATTTTCTGCGTGGCATTACTAAATTTTATTTCTGATTTATCAGGAAATTATTCATCAGCATTAATTGCACCATTTACAAAAAAATTAGTAGCCAAAAAAGATATGGAACAGGCACAAGGATTAATTAGCATAACCTCCCAACTAATGAATGTGTTGGCAACTTTTTTGGGATCTATTCTCTTATATTTCTTCCAAAAAGGATTAGTTGCTTACTTTAATTCATTTATATTTTTATCTGTATGCATAGGGTTTTTATTAATAAAGAAAGATATGAAACTAGTAGAAGAAAGAATTGAAAATATAAATAATAAAGATACATTTAAGAATACTGTAACCAATTTTAAATTTCTTTTGAAAGATAAAAAAATTTTTAAATCTCTTTGTCAATTGTCTTTATTAAATGGTTTTTTTGGTGGATTAACCCCTATTTTTGCATTATTTATTAATAATAATAATTCTCTAAAAATCATCTCTAACCCTATAAAAATATCATTATTGTCGGGGATAATTACCTTATCAATGATAATAGGAAATAATTTGAGTTCTAAAATTTTAAAAAATATTTCAATAAGTTTATTAAATATTATTTCTACTATTTTTTTGTTATTTATATCTATTTCTTTTATTTTCAATAATCTATATTTAATTTTGTTCAATTCTAGTATACTTTCACTTTTTCTGGGTATTATTTCTCCTCGTTTTTCAGCTCTGGTAATAAATAAATATCCTACTGAAAGATTAGGAGGAATTATAACTACAACTAATTCTTTATTAGTTATAATTCCTCCAATAGCCAGTATTATTTTTCCTTCTTTAGCTAATATTAGCTTGATGTATGCTTATATTGGATTTTTTATATATAGCTTATTACTTTTTTTATTAAATATTTTAATTAAGTAAAAGTAACAAAAAATTGAGATGAAGGAAATAAAAGAGTTAGTGTTGCACCCTCTTTTCAAGTTGCAATGTCTGACAATTGGGGTTACTTTTAACTATTTCCATTATATTTATCATTAGTCTTAGAAGCTCAAAAATAAATTATATAATTCTAAGAATTAAAAATTAGAAAACATTAAAATATATAACGATAAAAACAATACTAATAATGTATTTTTAGATATAATCTCAGCATAAAAATTTATAAAAACATGAAGGTGTCACCAATGAAACAAAATATCAAAAGAGCAGGTACAGTACCCTTTTAGCTATTTTATTCAGCGCAACAATAACTCTATCATGCTGGTGCAGCCACATTTAATAAAGAAGTCAAAAAAATAAATTTTAGATTATGGTAAACAACAAAATCCCAAAGCATACGTAAAAATTCAGTATGGTAATGGAAAAATACCATACAGAAAGTGTAATAACTTTAATATCTTCAGTAATAGTTAACATTGCATATAAAATTCCAGAATCAAAAAAATAAAAGCATACAAAAAATGAAGTGCTTCATAATTGTTAGACAAAGACTAGCAATTGTGAGGTATTATTATGACTAAATATTCTAAGGGGTTTAAAGCTAAAGTTGTTCAAGAATATACTCAACGTCTTTCTTTAAAACGCCAAGGCTTAATATCTAGCGAATATCGAAAACAAGCCCTAGCTTAATAAAAAATTTATTTAGTATACCTTAAAATTTCTAAGCGATTAGTTAAAAGAACAAAACAAAAAGCAAAAA
The nucleotide sequence above comes from Bombilactobacillus bombi. Encoded proteins:
- the nagB gene encoding glucosamine-6-phosphate deaminase, whose translation is MEIIKVKDQQSGSQKAFELIAQGLQNNAHVLGLATGSTPIKLYQEMVKSNLDFSQITSINLDEYIGLDADNPQSYHYFMNQNLFQFKKFKNSYVPNGVASDIDAEIKNYDQIIADNPIDIQILGIGQNGHIGFNEPKTPFDCTTHRVQLTQSTIEANARFFTDKNDVPKEAISMGIASIMKSKHIILMAWGANKAEAIYQTVKGPISEDCPASILQNHPHATIIVDEAAASKLD
- the mnmG gene encoding tRNA uridine-5-carboxymethylaminomethyl(34) synthesis enzyme MnmG — encoded protein: MREYDVQEHYDVIVVGAGHAGCEAALAAARMGQKTLLLTINLDMVAFMPCNPSIGGPAKGIVVREIDALGGQMGRNIDATYIQMRMLNTGKGPAVRALRAQADKNEYHRVMKATLEQEPNLTLRQGLADKLIVENGVCQGVITNTGARYHAQAVVLTAGTSSRGKIIIGELMYSSGPNNSLPSIKLSEDLERRGLKLQRFKTGTPPRVNKDSLDFTRMQEQPGDDTPRAFSYETNPQDYLQEQISCWMTYTNENTHQIIRDNLDRAPMFSGIIKGVGPRYCPSIEDKVVRFADKPRHQLFIEPEGKDTQEYYVGDFSTSMPEEIQQKMLHSVAGLEHAQMMRPGYAIEYDIVEPWQLKQTLETKKIKNLYTAGQMNGTSGYEEAAGQGIIAGINAALRVQNKAPFILKRNEAYIGVMIDDLVTKGTNEPYRLLTSRAEYRLILRHDNADLRLTEKGHKLGLISDERFAKLQQKQQQIAAEMQRLATTRIKPNQQVNEFLAQQQMPALQDGVIAADFLKRPQVHYQDIINFIGPAATPVPDAVSEQVEISIKYAGYIKKEEAQIAHLKKLEAKKIPDNIDYDAISGLATEALQKLKKINPTTIAQAERISGVNPADISILMVYIQRGRIAKVSDQTQKVND
- a CDS encoding MFS transporter, with the translated sequence MFEFIKYNKTFSKVAGINLLSKIGDRLFYTAMLSMAVSLSQQNSIAVVIVSISETLPILFSFFLGTLADQKSNKVNLLINNSFIRFILYMIIGAIADYKNTLMLIFCVALLNFISDLSGNYSSALIAPFTKKLVAKKDMEQAQGLISITSQLMNVLATFLGSILLYFFQKGLVAYFNSFIFLSVCIGFLLIKKDMKLVEERIENINNKDTFKNTVTNFKFLLKDKKIFKSLCQLSLLNGFFGGLTPIFALFINNNNSLKIISNPIKISLLSGIITLSMIIGNNLSSKILKNISISLLNIISTIFLLFISISFIFNNLYLILFNSSILSLFLGIISPRFSALVINKYPTERLGGIITTTNSLLVIIPPIASIIFPSLANISLMYAYIGFFIYSLLLFLLNILIK